One Candidatus Ornithobacterium hominis genomic region harbors:
- a CDS encoding M16 family metallopeptidase gives MIRNLIFAFLSLAGVASPAQQIDYEEYDLANGLHVILHEDKSAPVVVTSVMYHVGAKDERPDRTGFAHFFEHLLFEGTEHIARNEWFKIVTANGGQNNANTTDDRTYYYEVFPSNNLELGLWMESERMLHPVINQIGVDTQNEVVKEEKRLRIDNRPYGNILKAIKEKLFTKHPYRWTTIGEMEHLDAATLDEFLAFFDKFYVPNNAVLVVAGDIEKKETKRLIERYFGSIPRGEDVVRNVYKEDPITQPIEATWEDPNVQIPMYAAAYRTPSMKERDAYVLDMISTILTGGKTSRLYKKMVDEEKKALDVGAFNNSQEDYGMYIIYSLPMDGVSKEEIINAYDEQIKELQTNLISDKEFQTLRNKFENSFVNSNASIQAVADNLATSYLLYNDTSLVNRSIEILKSITKEEIKEVANKYLNPNQRLILDYIPEKSTASK, from the coding sequence ATGATAAGAAATTTAATTTTTGCTTTTTTATCGTTGGCCGGCGTAGCAAGTCCCGCTCAGCAGATTGATTATGAAGAATATGATCTTGCTAATGGTTTGCACGTGATTTTGCATGAAGATAAGTCAGCTCCAGTTGTAGTGACTTCTGTGATGTACCACGTGGGTGCGAAAGATGAACGCCCTGACCGTACGGGGTTTGCACATTTTTTTGAACATCTTCTGTTTGAAGGGACTGAGCATATTGCACGAAATGAATGGTTTAAAATCGTGACAGCTAACGGAGGGCAGAATAATGCAAATACAACTGATGATAGAACGTATTATTATGAAGTCTTCCCTTCCAACAATTTAGAATTAGGATTGTGGATGGAATCTGAGCGAATGTTGCATCCCGTCATCAATCAAATTGGCGTTGATACACAAAATGAAGTCGTGAAAGAGGAAAAGCGTTTGCGAATAGATAACAGACCTTACGGAAATATTTTAAAAGCTATTAAAGAAAAATTATTCACCAAGCACCCGTACCGCTGGACGACCATAGGTGAAATGGAACATCTAGATGCTGCAACTTTGGATGAATTTTTGGCGTTTTTTGATAAATTTTATGTGCCCAACAATGCTGTTTTAGTCGTGGCGGGCGATATAGAAAAAAAAGAAACCAAAAGGTTGATTGAACGCTATTTCGGGAGCATTCCAAGAGGCGAAGACGTGGTGAGAAATGTTTACAAAGAAGATCCCATTACCCAGCCGATAGAGGCTACATGGGAAGACCCAAATGTGCAAATCCCAATGTATGCAGCAGCATACAGAACTCCGTCTATGAAAGAAAGAGATGCTTATGTTCTAGATATGATTTCTACAATTTTGACAGGTGGAAAGACTTCAAGACTTTATAAAAAAATGGTGGATGAAGAGAAAAAAGCATTAGACGTTGGCGCATTTAATAATAGCCAGGAGGATTATGGGATGTACATCATTTATAGTTTACCCATGGATGGTGTCTCTAAAGAAGAAATAATAAATGCTTATGATGAGCAAATCAAAGAATTACAAACTAATTTGATTTCAGATAAAGAATTTCAAACTTTGAGAAATAAATTTGAAAATAGTTTTGTGAACAGCAATGCTAGCATTCAAGCCGTGGCAGATAATTTGGCAACGAGTTATTTACTCTATAATGATACTTCCTTGGTTAACAGAAGTATTGAAATTTTAAAAAGCATCACTAAAGAAGAAATTAAAGAGGTGGCGAATAAATACCTTAACCCTAATCAGCGTTTAATTTTAGATTATATTCCAGAAAAATCAACTGCAAGTAAATAA
- a CDS encoding M48 family metallopeptidase, translating into MKKVALTFLVLLIAACSTNPITGKKTLILVSNSQLFPMAFQQYNQVLKKEQLSKNTAQTKMVKTVGNRIKNAAEMDLKARNQLDFLKGYQWEFNLIENDQLNAWCMPGGKVAFYTGIMPVCKNDDGVAVVMGHEITHALAEHSAQRMSQAMLAQGLQVAGNVAMNDSRYRNLFNQLYPVGAQMGILAYSRSAELEADRIGLRLMAMAGYDPREAPKFWQRMEAQSKGSRLPEFLSTHPNPGRRIAQLEKELPKVLPLYYQATGKSVSLN; encoded by the coding sequence ATGAAAAAAGTAGCCTTAACCTTTCTTGTGCTTTTAATCGCCGCCTGTAGTACCAACCCTATTACTGGTAAAAAAACACTTATTTTAGTAAGTAATTCTCAGTTATTCCCGATGGCTTTTCAGCAGTACAATCAGGTTTTAAAAAAAGAGCAGCTTTCTAAAAATACAGCCCAGACCAAGATGGTGAAAACAGTGGGAAACCGAATAAAGAATGCAGCCGAAATGGATTTGAAAGCTAGAAATCAATTGGATTTCTTAAAAGGTTACCAGTGGGAGTTTAACCTAATTGAAAATGACCAACTCAACGCTTGGTGTATGCCTGGTGGCAAGGTTGCATTCTATACTGGTATCATGCCCGTCTGTAAAAATGATGATGGTGTGGCCGTGGTAATGGGACACGAAATCACCCATGCTTTGGCAGAGCATAGTGCGCAACGCATGTCGCAAGCCATGCTCGCACAGGGGCTACAAGTAGCTGGGAATGTTGCTATGAATGATTCTCGATATCGAAATTTGTTTAACCAACTATACCCTGTAGGGGCACAAATGGGGATTTTGGCTTACTCTAGAAGTGCAGAGCTAGAAGCTGATAGAATTGGCCTCAGACTGATGGCAATGGCTGGCTATGACCCTCGTGAAGCACCAAAATTCTGGCAAAGAATGGAGGCTCAAAGCAAAGGATCTCGTTTGCCGGAGTTCCTTTCTACACACCCCAACCCTGGCAGGAGAATTGCGCAACTGGAGAAGGAACTTCCCAAGGTTTTACCTCTGTATTACCAAGCGACTGGTAAATCAGTTAGTTTAAATTAA
- the trmB gene encoding tRNA (guanosine(46)-N7)-methyltransferase TrmB, with amino-acid sequence MAKNKLQKFKENLNFPHLIQPKREEVLAGFELKGYWNEKFFKNENPITLELGCGKGDYTVGLSRHYPGQNFIGIDIKGARLWRGAKTVAQEEIQNVGFIRTQIELLPHIFDANEVAEIWITFPDPQIKFRRAKHRLTHPDFLNNYFKILKPGGAIHLKTDSEFLHGYTHGIIELMGLKTVISNHDIYHPDTFELPTEVTEIQTFYEKRFREEGKKITYIKFSK; translated from the coding sequence ATGGCAAAAAATAAACTTCAAAAGTTTAAAGAAAATTTAAACTTCCCGCATTTGATTCAGCCTAAAAGAGAAGAAGTTCTAGCTGGGTTTGAACTGAAAGGATATTGGAATGAAAAATTCTTTAAAAATGAAAATCCCATTACGCTAGAATTGGGCTGTGGGAAGGGCGACTACACCGTGGGACTTTCTCGCCATTATCCTGGACAAAATTTTATCGGCATCGACATCAAAGGAGCTCGCCTGTGGAGGGGTGCGAAAACTGTGGCGCAAGAGGAGATTCAAAATGTGGGTTTTATACGCACACAGATTGAGCTTTTGCCACATATCTTTGACGCTAATGAAGTGGCTGAGATTTGGATTACCTTCCCCGATCCTCAAATCAAATTCCGCCGTGCCAAACATCGATTGACTCATCCTGATTTTCTCAATAATTACTTTAAAATCCTAAAGCCTGGCGGTGCTATTCACCTAAAGACTGATAGTGAATTTCTGCACGGTTACACGCATGGCATCATAGAGTTGATGGGATTAAAAACTGTGATTTCTAACCACGATATCTATCATCCAGATACCTTTGAGTTACCTACTGAGGTGACAGAAATTCAAACGTTTTATGAAAAAAGATTCCGAGAGGAGGGCAAGAAAATTACTTATATCAAATTTTCAAAATAA
- a CDS encoding BamA/TamA family outer membrane protein, producing MPYLWMMILSVVFLFSCNVTKKVPEDEYYLQSNKFNFEGKKKFKSELKEYILQKSNNRVFGLIPLQDWSYNQVPAELDSVFLEYYNTNPQERSQGFLDSLYIKYRVQKYVGQTNWLTRQFYNLGSKPVTLDTTKSYASAKNLEKFYFERGYFDAKVSPSFEIDTATQKAQVKYNIQINEPSKIMSFDQSIEDSSLEKLYAETMGESKIKVGQRFDVRDFEEERDRLTKIFKNQGYYKFNELGNELIFKIDSTDDKNLHATMKIAKSQEDSIRKFKKYYYGPIQIFTNNVNDSTFHTIYQGYHLKSNEPFKFKPRVFTDAIAIKEGQLYSRESIENTRKLIFDRENFSLTALELKEPENQLDSTLVTNFYVRPKPKYDLELSFEGMYSEFINFGISPGLNLLTRNVFKSGENLNFNLRGTVGTVNNGTSKQNIFFNAYELSFTTEIKFPRWLLPFNTEKLVDKTYNPKSSLGLGLSGQKNIGLGSRNYLAYLRYEMTPELNSHVFSPFDLEYIRHTEAEKYYRIFTLDNQIKNKTQEAYFSYSPNVENLYKNQGINQNELENLIYSDDVFRKSLPKQGYKLEDYTDFRNMFLRKRNITQDVLIQTISHSYTYNENKTPSKINPWYIYFRGSVSGAYFRLLKNLFKFKNNANYIGEDQFLVGNVPYSEFVRFDLDVRKTIEISPKLHLALRNFMGIALPYGNSTVVPFSRSYFGGGSNDIRAWQAYELSPNPLRPNDRGTYIDNMKITWNAELRFPVTGILNGAVFADAGNIWSVNNESPKTEFHWNTFLKQIAVGAGLGARLDFTFVIARLDFAYKLHDPAYPEGNRWFRDLKILRPQVQFGINYPF from the coding sequence ATGCCTTACTTATGGATGATGATACTTTCGGTTGTTTTTTTGTTTTCTTGCAATGTTACGAAAAAAGTACCCGAAGATGAATATTATTTACAATCCAATAAATTTAATTTTGAAGGGAAGAAGAAATTTAAATCAGAATTAAAAGAATATATCTTACAAAAATCCAATAACCGTGTTTTTGGTTTGATTCCTTTGCAAGACTGGTCTTACAATCAAGTCCCAGCTGAGCTAGATAGTGTTTTTTTAGAATATTACAACACGAATCCCCAAGAAAGAAGTCAAGGATTTTTAGACAGTTTGTACATAAAATATCGAGTGCAAAAGTATGTAGGGCAGACCAATTGGCTGACACGCCAGTTCTACAATTTAGGCTCTAAACCAGTTACTTTAGACACGACTAAAAGCTATGCTTCGGCCAAAAATTTAGAGAAATTTTATTTTGAAAGAGGTTATTTTGATGCAAAAGTTTCGCCTAGCTTTGAGATTGATACAGCCACACAAAAAGCACAAGTGAAATATAATATACAAATCAATGAACCTTCTAAAATAATGTCTTTTGACCAAAGCATCGAAGATTCGAGCTTAGAAAAGCTCTATGCTGAAACCATGGGTGAATCAAAAATCAAGGTCGGGCAGCGTTTTGATGTGAGAGATTTTGAAGAGGAAAGAGATCGCTTGACAAAGATTTTTAAAAATCAAGGCTATTATAAATTTAACGAGCTGGGGAATGAATTGATTTTTAAAATAGATAGTACTGATGATAAAAATTTGCACGCAACGATGAAAATTGCTAAGTCGCAAGAAGATTCCATTCGCAAGTTTAAAAAATATTATTACGGGCCAATACAGATTTTCACCAATAATGTGAATGACAGTACTTTTCATACAATTTACCAAGGATATCACCTGAAATCTAATGAGCCGTTTAAATTTAAACCACGCGTATTTACAGATGCTATTGCGATAAAAGAAGGGCAGCTCTACAGTAGAGAATCTATAGAAAATACAAGAAAATTGATTTTTGATAGAGAAAATTTTTCGCTCACAGCACTGGAGCTGAAGGAGCCTGAAAATCAGCTTGATTCAACTTTAGTCACAAATTTTTATGTACGCCCCAAGCCAAAGTATGATTTAGAATTAAGTTTTGAGGGAATGTATTCAGAATTCATCAATTTCGGAATTTCACCAGGTTTGAATTTATTGACAAGAAACGTCTTTAAAAGTGGGGAAAACCTGAATTTTAATCTACGTGGAACGGTAGGAACAGTAAACAACGGGACTTCAAAACAAAATATATTTTTCAATGCCTATGAGCTTTCATTTACAACAGAAATAAAGTTTCCTCGCTGGCTTCTGCCCTTCAATACAGAAAAATTAGTCGACAAAACCTATAATCCAAAATCTTCTCTTGGGCTTGGCTTGAGTGGCCAGAAAAACATTGGCTTAGGCAGCCGAAACTACTTGGCTTATTTACGTTATGAAATGACGCCAGAGCTGAATTCGCATGTTTTTTCTCCATTTGATTTAGAATATATACGCCATACAGAGGCAGAGAAATACTATAGAATTTTCACACTTGATAATCAAATTAAAAATAAAACCCAAGAAGCTTACTTTTCTTATAGTCCAAACGTAGAAAATCTCTATAAAAATCAAGGAATTAACCAAAATGAATTAGAAAATCTCATTTATAGCGATGATGTTTTTAGAAAATCTTTGCCCAAGCAAGGCTATAAGCTAGAAGACTACACAGATTTTCGTAATATGTTTTTACGAAAAAGAAACATTACTCAAGATGTTTTGATCCAGACAATTAGCCATTCTTATACCTATAACGAGAATAAAACGCCAAGCAAAATCAACCCGTGGTACATTTACTTCCGCGGCTCGGTCAGTGGAGCATATTTTCGTTTGCTCAAGAATTTATTTAAATTTAAAAACAATGCAAATTATATAGGCGAAGACCAATTTTTGGTAGGAAACGTCCCCTATTCTGAATTTGTCAGGTTTGATTTAGATGTGAGAAAAACAATAGAAATTTCACCCAAACTTCACTTAGCACTAAGAAACTTTATGGGAATAGCGTTGCCCTACGGGAACTCGACGGTTGTACCCTTCAGCCGTTCCTATTTTGGTGGAGGATCCAATGACATCCGTGCGTGGCAGGCCTATGAATTGTCCCCCAACCCGTTGAGACCAAACGATAGGGGAACTTACATTGATAATATGAAAATCACATGGAATGCAGAATTGCGATTCCCTGTGACTGGAATCCTAAACGGTGCCGTATTTGCAGATGCAGGAAACATTTGGAGTGTAAACAATGAAAGCCCTAAAACTGAATTTCATTGGAATACTTTCTTAAAGCAAATCGCTGTAGGAGCAGGTTTAGGCGCCAGGCTGGACTTTACGTTTGTAATAGCTCGATTGGATTTCGCCTACAAACTGCACGACCCTGCTTACCCCGAAGGCAACCGCTGGTTTCGGGATTTAAAAATTTTAAGACCTCAGGTTCAATTTGGAATCAATTATCCGTTCTAA